TCCCGAATACCGGCGGGAGATGATAAGGTTGTTCGCCAAGCGAGCGGTGCTGGCCGCGGCGAAGAACTGAGCGGGCGAGTTATTATCATTTTTCGGTGTCATCCTGAGCGGAGTGCCGGGCTTCTTTTCGACCCGCATCGCATGCGTGTCGCAGGCACGGAGTCGAAGGACCGTGCGTTATTGTGCTTTGACGGGCGTCGAGCCTGTGAAAAACATGCACAGAAAGTCACTCGTCGCACTGATAGTGGGCTGCTTCATCCTCTGTCTTCCTGGCAATGCCCAGCAGAAGAAAACCAAGCCTGTCGAGGCGCCGGCTTCGCCCTGTGTAGCAGAAAACGAGACGGTATATCGGCCGGACACTAACGGAGTTGTTGCGCCTGAGCCCATCGAGATGAACGAAAAACATGCGCCCAGGTTGGCCAAAGGTTATGTGAGGGTGGAATTTCTCGTAGGTTCTCAAGGCAAAGTGTGTGAAGTGCGTATTCTCGACGCCTCGAATCCCGCCGCCGGCCAGAAGATGGCCGACTACATTCAAAAATATTGGACATTCAAGCCTGGTACCTTCCATGGCAAGCCGGTACCAGTGAGGATGACCGCCAGTTTCGACGAATCCCGTTAGCGCTGGTGTAGGATCGCGATCTGGCCACTG
This Terriglobales bacterium DNA region includes the following protein-coding sequences:
- a CDS encoding energy transducer TonB — encoded protein: MHRKSLVALIVGCFILCLPGNAQQKKTKPVEAPASPCVAENETVYRPDTNGVVAPEPIEMNEKHAPRLAKGYVRVEFLVGSQGKVCEVRILDASNPAAGQKMADYIQKYWTFKPGTFHGKPVPVRMTASFDESR